Genomic window (Luteibacter yeojuensis):
TCAGTTCGTCGGCGGCGCCGCTCGCCATGTCGGTCACCGCGGCAAGCAGCCATTCGTACGGCTCATGCCAGGTCTGCTTGTACGACACCTCTTTCATCCCCAGCGCCGCCGCGCGCCATGTCGGACCCTGCTTCGTCGTCCCCTGCCCCAGGCATCGGTCGCACGGGGCTACACCCGCACGCGCGCGAACCTCGCCGGATCCACCACAGCACGAGCAGCGCCGAGGCTCGGCGATCTCCGTGAGCACCGCCTCGCGCAGGTGCTTGTACGTCTCCGTGATCGTCACGGGCTCCAGCCTTTCGATCCACTTCGGCCAGCGACGGGCATGCGCTTCCGCATATTGCCGCTGCGCCGAAGCACGCTCGCCTGGTGAAACGGCTCCTGCGACGGCGCCGAGCGCCTTGTACATCGCCAGCTCTCGCTCGGTCCACTCCTTCAGGAGGAGGTCCATCAGAGCCCGATCGAGTTGCGAGGCGGTGAGCGCTGCGCCAGCGGGCCACCACAACCGGCACATGAGCTCGCGCGGCAGACCGGCGGGAACCATGCCTATCGCCGCGGCGATGTCCTGCGGCGTCAGTTCGGGGATACCACCGCGCCCGATGTCGTATCGGACCGTGGACGGGTTGAGGCGGGCCATCAGTTCGGCTGCGTGCATGGTGTTTCCCCTGCTCAGTTCTTCGTGTCGTTTGTGGCGCCAGCAACGCCGGTCTTCTTCTGCTGTCTTGCCGCACGGCGGAAATCGCCTGCGGCCTTGTTCAGCTCCCGTGCCGCGCGCTCGCATGCCTTCGCCATTTCGACGTACGCTTGTCCCGCCTCGTGCGACGCATCGATCAGTGAGCGCACGGCGTTAAGCCTTAACGATGCCCGGGTCGCGAAATGGATGGTCATGCGGGCGCACCTTCGATCAGGACTTCCCTGGTCAGGTACTGAAGGATTGCCGTACGTGCTTCCCACCAGCCATTGCAGCGAATGGCGCAATAACCCTGGTCGGCAAGGCGGTGCAGCCACTCCTTCTGCTCAGGCGAGAGCATGCCGCCTTTGGTGCGCTTCATCTCAATGAAGAGCCCGTGGTACTGGCCACGAGCCACAGGCAGGCAAAGGTCAGGCACGCCCGACTTCATACCCTCCGCGCGCAGCTTCGCGCCCTGACGAGAGAACCGGCTGCGGCGGCCTGATCCCGTGTTCTTCGAAGCCAGCGCAGCACCGTTGGGAATGGCGAACAGGAGATGCAATTCCGGTAGCTTGGCGGCGGCGACCTCCGCCCATTCCACCAGGGTCGCCTGCTCCTCGTGCTCGGTGGGCAGCGGCAACGCCCGCGCGCTCGTCATGCTGCCTCCGGGAAGCGCGCGGGCAGGTTCTCAATCATCCAGTCCTGCAGCGCCAGCAGGGCGTCGTCGTCCCGGTAGACCTCGCGGAAGCGGCGCGGCTCCCGCCCGAAGCTGGGTCCATACATCACAGCGTGATCCTGGTAACCAAGGTCCGCGAAGATCAAGCGCGCTGCCTGGTGATGATGCTCGCAGAGGCACACCGTGAACCGATGGCCACGCCGGCGACCGCCGCTGAGCAGGTGGTGGATCTCGAGGCTCTGGCCGTAGCTGGCACGGCAGCAGAACCGTTCCGTCTCATTGAGGTAGCACGCTACGCACCCCCGCACGCGAGCCGCGGCCCAGCGCTCCCGCTCCGCCTTCGTCGGCTTGGGCTTCGGCTTGGCCGTTAAGGTCTTACGGGGATATGCCGTCAGGGCCTTGCCCGACTCGTCGAAGGCCGCCGTTAAGCGCTTCTTCGCCTCGCGGATGACCGCAGTCGCTGCGAAACCGCGGCGAGCCTGGAGGGGTGTCTTCCGGATGAGAGGGGTGCGCTTCATGCAGGGACCTTCTGCGAGGCTGCACCCGCGCGCCAGTCGTCCTCGAAGGGGACGCCCTCGGCCTGCAACTCAGCGATGATCTCTCGGCCGATCTGGGTTGCGGCATCATCGGAAAGCCTGAAACAGCAAGCCGTGCTGTAGCGGCGTTCCTCGGTGAGGAAGCCTGCTGCGGCCAGCTTTCGAAGCCTGGACAGGGCAACCGCCCCGCTGCATCCGGCTATCTTCGCGAAATCCCATGAGTGGAGGCTGGTCAGATTGAGCGTATGCGAGGTCGGCTCTCGAACGGATATCGTCCGCATTCCGCTCGCATAGTTGTGCTGGTATGCCCAGGACGAAGACGTCTTCGCGGCCTCGGTGGCCATCTTCTTCGCACTTTCCAGGTCGATGCGCTTCATGCGGCCTTCCTCCCGCGCAGCCCCGCGATGTGGCAGACGAGGTCCTGCTCGATCTCCTGCAGGTCGGCCACGGTGAGACGCTCACCCTCGCGCTTGGCCTGGTAGATGCCCACCAGCTCGTTCCCATGGACGCGGCAGTGCCGGTCGTAGTCGACGTGGCGCCAGGAGTACGCGGCCACCTCGCCGTTAGCGCCGGCGAACAGGGCTATACGGCCATGGTCGCCGACCGCGGCTTTCACCTTCTTCACCAGGTACTCGCCACCGACATGGTTGAAGTTGCCCAGGTAGGTGCGCATGGCGCTGACCTGGCGGCGGGGGTTGCGGATACAGCTCATTCCTCGATGCCTCGCATGTGTGGCTTGATTCCGCGCTGGGCGCGCTCGTTGTAGGCCTTACGGTCGTCAGGTTGCTTTGCGTAGAACCGGCGCCAGCTCGCCTCGAATTCGGGAAGGTGCGCCAGCTTCTCGCCGTCGATGACCATGCCGCCGACGTCCCGCTCCGCACCCCACGCCTCGCCAGCATCGTTCCGGGCGAAGACCGGGCGGGCGCCGAGGGACTCACCGGGATTGCGCGCGTCGGACTCGCGGAACGTGTCCAGCATCGAGGCCACGAGCGGGAACCGCTTGCGGTACTCGGCGCGGCGTTGCGCCTTGGCGGCGTCGTGCTCCGCGCGCTTATCGGCACGGTCGGGCGCCACCCGCGCCAGCAGATCATCGGCCTTCAGCGACACGGGCGCGGCGGCGGCCATCAGAAGTCCTCGCCCATCGCGGCGCCCCAGGCAGCGTCTGCGCGCGTCACGGCGTCGCTGGACACGCCGACCGGGATTTTGTCCGTGACGTGGAAGGTCATGTACTTGTAGTCGGCCTGCAGGGCCAGCTTGATCGTCACACCGTTACGCTGCTTGCCGACGATCAACTCGATGAACGTGAAGAACTTCGGCTTTGGCCGCCACAGGAACAGGATGACGTCGGCGTCCTGCTCGATGGAGCCGGAGTCGCGCAGGTGTGACATGTTCGGCTCCTTGCCCTCGGCCTCGCGGTTTAGCTGCGAGAGCAGGATCACGACGATATTCAGTTCCTTCGCCAGGTTCTTCAGGGCCGCGGTTATATCGCCGATCGCCGTGGTCGTGTTCTCGGCCTTGCCCTTCTTAATCAGCTGCAGGTAGTCGATCGCGATGGCGCCCAGCGGCGTGTCGGTTTCGTCGAGTTGCGCCTTCAGCTGCCGCGTCCTGGCGCAGATGGCTTCCACCGAGACGCCCGCGGTGTCGTCGATGTAGATGGGCATGCCGCTGATCGCTTCGCATGCTCGGGCCCACCTGCCCCAGTCAGACTCGTCCATCGCCTTCGGGCGTCGCAGCAGCGTGCCGTCGATCACGCCCACGGCGGACGTCAGGCGGTCGGTCAGCTGCTTGCCGCTCATTTCAAGCGAGAAGACTGCCGTCGCCTTCCCCGCCGTCGCGATGGAACGGACCACCTGCAGCAACATGGCCGTCTTGCCTACCGACGGTCGGGCGGCGATCACGACGAGGTCGGGCGCCTGGAAGCCGCCAGTCACCTCGTCCAATTCCGGAATGCCCGTGGGAAGTCCTGTCAGTTCCTCGGTAGCCTCGTAGCGCGACTGGAGGTCGGCGACGGCTTCCTTGGCGAACTCGCGGATGTGGCGGACTGTGCCCTGGTTGCGCGGCGCGCACGCGGCGAGGATCTTCTGCGCCTGGCCGTAGGGGTCCTCGTCGTCGAGGTTCGCAATGCGGGCGCCGGCCTGGCGCAGCCGACGAACGAGCGACTGTGCAGCGACGCGCTCGGCGTAGCCGGCAACGTTGCTGACGCGCCAGCCCTCGGCGAGCATGGCATCCATGGCGAGGTCATTGAGTTCCGGCCGGTCGGTGCCGATGGTCACCGCGTCGAATAGCTGGCCAGCCTTCGCGCGGGCGGCGATCTCGGCGAACAGCGCGGCGCGGGCGGCGTGCGTGAAGTCCTCTGGCGCCAGCGAGGCGGCGATCTGCCAGTAGGCCTTCGGCTCGGCCATGCAGCAGCCCAAGACAGCGATTTCGGGGAGGATCGCGCTCATGCCGCAGCCGCCTCGCCGTCGCCGCGCTGCGCCCGCTCCATGCGATCCATGGCCTTCTCGTAGACCTTCGTCACGGTCTTACTGCGGATCAGGTAATCGAAGTCGGGGCGCCAGTTCGCGTGCTCACCGGTGTAAGGACCGGCGCCGTTGAGGAACTTCGTTGCGGCGCACTCAGCCCAGAACGCGGTCCAGAACGCCAGCGACTGTCGGCCCTTGCTGCCGTGCCAGGCGGTGCGGATGGCGGACTTGCGAGCGGGCGTCAGTTCCCGAACCTTCGGGAGGTTTACCATGGCCGAGTTGTAGCCGCGGACGATCTGCGAGTATGGAATCGGATCGGAACGGTTCGGTGCGTCGTCGCCAGACGATGCACCTTGCTGCTCTTTATCCTGCTCCTGTTCTTGCTCCTGTTCCTGTTCTTGGCTTCGAAGGGGCTTCGAAGGGGCTTCGTTTGCCCTCCCCTCTCCACGGCACGAGGTGAGGTGGAAAGCGTCTACGTAAAGGCAGAAAAACGGCGTCAGAAAGCGGTTTGCGGGCAGCGCGTCGTAGTCGGCCTGGATGCCTTTGCAACGGTTGTCACCAGCCTTGAGCGAGTCGGCCACCTGGAAGCGCGCCATCTGGTGCACCCAGACCACCTCGGCGTCCTCGTCATAGCTGCAAAAACCCACTTCGCAGCACCTTTGAAGGGCCTTTAAAGCCCCTTCAAAGGGGATTCCGGTCTCGTGAGCAAGGGTCGGCAAGGGGAGGTAATAGAGCCCCAGCATGTTCGCCGACGGGCACGTCATCAGGTACATCGCCACCACCAGCACATCAGGACCCGCCTTGCGCAGTGCCTTGCCGGTGTCGCCGATCCAGAACTTGGGTCCCACTTTCGCGTAGTCGCGCATGCCTACTCCGGTTTCCGGGTAAGTGCAGACACGCAACCGGCCGGATCCGGCTGTCCTCGGGCAGCTACTCCCGAGTTAGCGTGCTGCGGGTTGAACAACGAGCCTTGCGGCGATGGCGCCAGCGAGGCGAGGTGCATTTCGGCAGCGACGTGCTGCTCAGGGGTGGCCACGCGCTCGGCGACATCCACGCATTCGCGCAGGTGCGCGAGCAGGCGGTCGGGACGGCGCGGGCCAGGCGTCATCGCGGCGGGCTCAGCAGCGGCGAGCAGGTGAACAGGCGGCCGTGCCACTTGTCCGTCGAGTCCAGCGCCAGCCGGTAGTAGCCGTTCTCTTCGGCCCAGGCCGGTCGCGGCGACGGGCATGGGATGCTCGGGTCGGTGAACCGGCACGCCATGTCGTCGCACCAGCACATCCGGGACGGTTGGCTCATGGGGCGAATCCCCGCAGAGCGCGGAGTGTGGCGAACCACAGCTTCCATTCGGCGTGCGTGTACTGGACCTGCATTAGCCGGCGCTCCTCATCGAGACAACGTTCGGCGGCACCTCGTCGGGCAGCGCGCCCGCAAGCTGGGCCTGGATACCGGCGAGGCTGGCCATCAAGTGCGATACCGCCTCGAGCGCGGGCTTCAGGTGCGGCTGGTCACGTTCGTCCACCCGACCGTCGGCCACGATGGGCGCCATGGCATCGGTCACGGCCGCCACCCGGCCGAGCATCGCGCTGAAGCACGACAGGCCCTCTTCCGGATCCGCCTTCTTCGCCGGCAGGCGGTCATAGCGATCGAACAGCGCCAGCAGCGCACGCTCGCGGGATGCGTCCGGCAGCGCCATCACCCAGGGCTCGACGAACTCCACCGGGAACTCGCTCACCTTGCCGCTGAGCCAGCGATCGACGATCTGGCGGTTGTGCGCCCTGTCCTTCTCGTACTGCGCACCGTCGGTCGGATGCGGAATCCGCAGATTCGACTCGTCGAACGCCGCGGCGGCCATCGTGTGCGCCAGCATGACGAACGCGTCGGCGAACGCCGTGACGACCAGCTGCCGTTCGGCCTGCGCCTCGCGCGCGATCCGGCGAACCAACTCGACCTGGGTTTCGTGAAGACGCTTCGTCATGGTGGTGAATCTCACTGGTTGCGACACTTGCGCCATGAACATCACGGCGAACGAATTGGGCGGGTTTCCCTTCGTGGCAGAATCGAGCTGCGACACCACCATCCACACACGAAGGAGAACCCATGGAAAAGAGTCCTGCGGGGCTGACCTACACGCCCGACTTCACCAAGGACGCGCGCTTTCGCGCGTTGGAGCTATTACTGACGGGGGTCATCCGGCACCTTCCCGATGCGGATCGGTTCCGGCAGCACATGGACACGTTGATCGACTTGGAGCAGACGCTGTACGAAACCGAGGCCCGAAAGATTCCGGCGCCGGCGCGAGTAAGCGCGCTGGAACTGGTCAATTCGCGCATGGAGGAGATCCGGGACGAGGTGAGCCGGATTTTTCAGAATCGCGTTCCACCCGCTGCGCAGTAGCTATCCGGTTGGACAGGTCACCGATGAGGTCGGCAGCCAGCCGACCTTCATCGATAGCACGGCGCGAAACTTCCGCCACGCGCTTTCCGAATTCCGCCGCGTCCACCTTGACGTGGAGCTTGCCGATGCGCGTCGATCGACTGTTCAAACGCGCCAGCCACGCGAAGTTGGCGACGGTGATCGCGAGCGCGACCAGGGAAAGGATCAGGCTCATGGATGCCTCGCGGTTCGATTGGGGGATGTCGCCTTGAGCACCGTCCAGGCGATAGGTGCGGCGAAGGTCAGGAGAGACAGGGCCATGGCGAACACGTCAGCCCGCCCTCCCCGTCAGAACAGCTTCAGCTGCTTCGGCCGTCGCCCCTGCCGAGGCGGCCGAGGGTCGGTGTCGCCCTGGTTCATCCGACGGAAACAGGTCCGGCCTCTGTGCCCGCGCCTGCCACTGCCTACCCTCGGGCAGCGGTTCGTCCTCGGCCCAGTTCGAGACGGCGGCCTTGCCCACGCCAAACCAGGCGGCAAGCTGGATGTCCTTGGTGAACCCAAGGGCGGATCGGACAGCGGCTTTGGTCAGTTCCATGAGGCGCGAGTCTAGAGCTATGAACTTTGTCGAGTCAAGCGCTCTGAACCGCTTCGTCCCTATCGTTCCGCTTATGAGCATGGGGACCCGACTTCAAGAAGCACTGGAACTACGCCAGCGCACCGCGCCCGACGTGATCGCGGCCTGCCGCCTGTCGAAAGGCGCCGTTTACAACATCCTCAACGACCTTACGAAGCCGGAGAAGGTGCGCGCCGAGACCGTGAACAAGGTAGCCGGCTACCTCAACGTCAGCCGCGATTGGCTGGTATGGGGCAAGGGATCCCCCGAGGACGTCGACGCCGTGGCCGAGGAGGGCTGGTCCGACATCGTCGGGGTGCGCCAGGCCGCCGCCCTGGGCGAAGGCGCCGTGGTCGACGACTATGCCGAGACCCACAAGCTGAAGTTCCGGGCCGAAAGCCTTCGCCGGAAGCATCTGCGCGCCGATCGGCTGGCTGTCCTCTATGGCAAGGGCGATTCCATGTCCCCCACCATCAAGAACGGGGACGCCATCCTCTTCGATACTTCAGATATCGAGCCCCGGGACGAAAAGATCTATGTGATCAGCTACGAAGGCGTGCTCATGGCCAAGCGCCTGGTGGATCTCGGCGGGCGGTGGTTCATCGCCAGCGACAACAAGGACGACCCGAAGTGGCGTAAGCCCGTCGCGGTCGACGAAACAAGGCAGTTCGCCATCCACGGTCGGGTCCGGTGGATCGGCAGCTGGGAAGACTGAGACGAATCTTTACAGGGGGAAACGGGGTGTCGAAATCGAGGAAAGGGAAAGCCACGGCGGCCGAGTCGCCTGAGGTCGTCGATTCACATCCCGACGAGAACGGTCCGGAGCCACCGTGGCGGTGGCATTGTCGCCTCGATCACAGAAACATAGACGTTATAGATCAATGGGTTAAGGGCGATCTTAGTGTTAAGGCCCGTGCGAACTTCGACCGGAAACGAGATCAGCTCCGTCAACTCCCTTTCCACTACTGGCAGCGGCCGGTCGCGTGTTCAATCGGCGATCACATTTATGTGATACATTTTCAAGATGAGGCGAGAAAGCAGTGGCGTGTCTTCGGGTTCGCTCAGGTAGCAACGAGCGCGTTCGTCATGACGAACACAGCATTTGAGAAGGACAATGTCTACCATCCCAGTGACGCAAAAAGTCGTGCCGGAGAGCATCGTGATCGGATTCGTGACGACTTCGATCGCTATGCAACCCAGTGTTTCAAGCCAAAAAAACGACTTATCTAGAGAGGCGGTTGCGACC
Coding sequences:
- a CDS encoding helix-turn-helix domain-containing protein, with the translated sequence MLISGTIGTKRFRALDSTKFIALDSRLMELTKAAVRSALGFTKDIQLAAWFGVGKAAVSNWAEDEPLPEGRQWQARAQRPDLFPSDEPGRHRPSAASAGATAEAAEAVLTGRAG
- a CDS encoding replicative DNA helicase codes for the protein MSAILPEIAVLGCCMAEPKAYWQIAASLAPEDFTHAARAALFAEIAARAKAGQLFDAVTIGTDRPELNDLAMDAMLAEGWRVSNVAGYAERVAAQSLVRRLRQAGARIANLDDEDPYGQAQKILAACAPRNQGTVRHIREFAKEAVADLQSRYEATEELTGLPTGIPELDEVTGGFQAPDLVVIAARPSVGKTAMLLQVVRSIATAGKATAVFSLEMSGKQLTDRLTSAVGVIDGTLLRRPKAMDESDWGRWARACEAISGMPIYIDDTAGVSVEAICARTRQLKAQLDETDTPLGAIAIDYLQLIKKGKAENTTTAIGDITAALKNLAKELNIVVILLSQLNREAEGKEPNMSHLRDSGSIEQDADVILFLWRPKPKFFTFIELIVGKQRNGVTIKLALQADYKYMTFHVTDKIPVGVSSDAVTRADAAWGAAMGEDF
- a CDS encoding Ref family recombination enhancement nuclease, which translates into the protein MKRTPLIRKTPLQARRGFAATAVIREAKKRLTAAFDESGKALTAYPRKTLTAKPKPKPTKAERERWAAARVRGCVACYLNETERFCCRASYGQSLEIHHLLSGGRRRGHRFTVCLCEHHHQAARLIFADLGYQDHAVMYGPSFGREPRRFREVYRDDDALLALQDWMIENLPARFPEAA
- a CDS encoding VRR-NUC domain-containing protein translates to MTSARALPLPTEHEEQATLVEWAEVAAAKLPELHLLFAIPNGAALASKNTGSGRRSRFSRQGAKLRAEGMKSGVPDLCLPVARGQYHGLFIEMKRTKGGMLSPEQKEWLHRLADQGYCAIRCNGWWEARTAILQYLTREVLIEGAPA
- a CDS encoding XRE family transcriptional regulator encodes the protein MGTRLQEALELRQRTAPDVIAACRLSKGAVYNILNDLTKPEKVRAETVNKVAGYLNVSRDWLVWGKGSPEDVDAVAEEGWSDIVGVRQAAALGEGAVVDDYAETHKLKFRAESLRRKHLRADRLAVLYGKGDSMSPTIKNGDAILFDTSDIEPRDEKIYVISYEGVLMAKRLVDLGGRWFIASDNKDDPKWRKPVAVDETRQFAIHGRVRWIGSWED